In the genome of Maribacter forsetii DSM 18668, the window GTAAATATTTTTATAATTAAAAGCAATGTTTTTCCATTGAAATTGTTTAAAATCTATTTTATCAATTTCATAAGTTTGGTAGTTTATAATTAAGCTTTGAAGAGCTTGGTAAATGTCATTATGATTATCTGGGTTACAGTATTCTCCAATATTTTCCTGGAATACACCGTATATTCCATCATTTTTAGAGAACAAAACTGGCAAGCCTTGACTTAAAGCTTCAATATAAACCAACCCAAACGTTTCACCCTTAGAAGGCATGGTAAATATTTGATTTTCGTTATAAATTGATTTAAGTTTTTCTTTATCTTTTATTGCGCCAATATAGTTAATATATTCTGGGTGTTTTGAAGTTAGTTCTATAAGTTTCTTTTCATCACCTCCACCTTCACCAACAATATTGAACTTGCAATTAACTCCAGAAATATTTAGCTTAATCACTGTATTTGCTACAGCTATTACATTTTTTCGTTTTAGTAATCTCCCTACGTAAAGAATTTGTGTAGGTTCTATTTTTCTTTGTGGTTGAATATTATTAAGCCAAAAATTATCAATGCCATTAAATTGTACATGGCAGTTATTTTTAAAGTAAGAAGATTTTTTGGCAATTAAATAGTGATTTAGAAAATTCATTTTTAGAGCTTCACTAATAAAAATAATTTTTCTTGCATTTTTTAAAATATTCCATGCTAATTGTATTAAATCAGGTCTATAAGTTAAAAAAACTTCAATGTCTGTAGAACGAACAGCTATGATATAGGGAATATTTTTCTCTTTAAATATACGGTAAGCAATTGCTCCATCACTAAAAAGATTAGTTGCGTGGGTCAAGCTTATGTTAGTTAAATTTATTTTACTAGTTAAATCTTGATATAAAAATTTAATTTTTTTATTGAATAAAATACGATGAAAATTATTCATCGATTCAGAAATTATAACCTTTGTGTAATTATACTCTACTAAATTAGGTTTAACTAATGTGGCTTGTCGAACAGGACAATAGATTGTTTGATTAACTCCTAATTCATCCAGAGATTTATAAAGATTTCTATGAACCTTACTTCCGAAATAATCATTACAAATGTGTAGAATGTTCATTGTAAATTATTAACTTAATACTGTTTTGTATAATTAAGGTTTCTATTTTTACTTTAAAATAATGTCACGTAATAACCTACTACCTTTTTTTTCAATATACTTATAGGTTAGATTACTGAAAATGATGACGAAAGCTATTATTAAAATGAATAAACCTAATTGGGTAAAATTATTTTGAGGAAGTTTAAACATTCCAAAGAAAAGTCTAGGTAATATAAGTACTAAAAGGAAATGATTAAGGTATATTGAATATGAAATGTCACCTAGAAAAACAAGTGGTTTTGAACTTAAAATTTTACTTAATAAACCATTTGTTTTTAATAATACAAGTATAGCACTAGCGAAAAATATAGGTACTATTGCCAGAATAAGCATCTCTTTTTGAAAACCAAATATTAATTTATTTAAGACGTAAAATATAACCAATAATAATATAGGAATAAGATATTCAAAAATATTTGGTACATTAAAATTTAAACGTGAAATTTTCCAAACGAAGTAACCTAAGTTAAATGATATTAGTCCTCTAATAAATCCATAATCTCCGGTATTTATATAGCTGCCATTGTATACAGCAAATAGAATAGAAGTGATGATGACAATACCTAACAACAAGCCTCTGTTATTTTTCTTTATAGCTATAATTGATATTAAGCCAAAAACAATATATGAAATCATTTCAGAAGAAATAGACCATGAAACACCATTCATGCCAGATGTAGAACCTAATATTGGGCTTGAGTTAGTGAAGCAAAGGGTATCCATATATCTCAATAATAATACCGGTAGGGTATCTACATTGTCAACCATTGATGGAAAGAAATAATTGCCTATAATGTCTAATCCTAAAGCTAGTGTGGCTGTAAAAAATAATAAAGGAAAAAGACGTATGAATCGCTTTTTAAGATAAAGCTTAAATTCATCCCATGTGGCTAATGAGTGATAATTATAAGCAATAACATAACCAGATAATACGAAGAAAAAATCTACAAAAGTATATGCTTCTCTAATGAAGAAAAATTGATGTAAATACTCAGGAAGAAATGCTTCTCTATAATGAAAAAAAACAATCATTATGCTAAAGACACCTCTTAAACCATCTAATTTGGTGATTCTCATTTATTTTAACTTTAGATTTCGGGTTGTACTAGATTTTTTTGGTTGAATTTCAGTTTAAATCATGATAAAAAAAAATTATAATTTGTTCAATAAAGTAATCCATTTCTTGGTAATGGTAGATAAATTAAATTCATTAATTAATTTAGGGTTTTTCTTAGAAAAAGAAATTCTTAAATCTTCATCATTAATCAAAATTGAGATTTTCTTGGCCATATCAGCTACATCAAATGGTTCAATTAAAAAGCCATTTGTACCTTCATGAATTATTTCATTAGGTCCAGTTGGTATGTCAAAACTTACTAAAGGTAGGTTGCTTGCCAAACCTTCAATTAGACTCATAGGGAAACCTTCATATTTAGATGTCATAACCATCAAAGCATATTCATTATATAATTCATAAAGATTACTACTTTGCCCCATTAAATTCACTTTACCAATTAAATTATTGGTCTTTATCTTTTTTTGAAGTAAGTCTTCTTCTTCTCCAGAACCATATATGTCCCAAGTGAAATCTTTATGTTCAGAAAGTACAATTGCGGCAACATCAATTAAAGTTTCAAAATTTTTCTGAGCAGTAAGTCTACCTACACTTACTATTTTTTTAGATGTGCTGCTGTATTCTTTATCATTGTTCTCTAATTTACTGTCAATTGGGTTGTAGATTTGCACAACTTTTTTTGCCCTTGTCTCCTTTGCATAATTGACTTCATCCGTTTTAGTAAGGCTTACTATACATTTTGCGAAAAGTGCCGTAAAATGTTCATTGAACATTCGAAATTGCTTTTTAGAAGTTCCTTTAAAACTAGAATGTGACCAGTAAATAAGCTTTGTCTTATTGAAAACTGTGCCTAAGACACCTAATGGACCTACAATTGCACCGCTTGAAATTAAAATATCAATATTATTAGTCGATAAAATATTTTTTAATTTTTTAGATGCGGTTATAATACCCTTTTTCATAGGTATTTGTTCTTCTAATAAATAATGGTAAGGTAATTTGTTATTCCAATCATAAGAATTTTCTTTTTTTCTTGCATAGCTTATGATATGAATATCAAAATCTGGATGATTATTTAATTCATTTGAGATTATAGAAGTAACTCTACCAATACCACCTCTTTCCGTTATAATACTTAAGAGAAAAGCTATTTTTAACTTACTTTTCATTAATGCGTTTTTTTAATAATGACATTAATTTCTCTTTCGCCATTTTATATTCTTTTTGTTGTAAAATTTCATTCATTAAAATAAAAACGACAATGCCTGTAATAAGTTGCGTGGGTAGCATAATAAATACATTTAAATCTGTAAACGTTACGGATATCATAGCAATAAAAGGAATAAATGATAGTATAAAGAATGGTAGAAAGTCTTTAAACTGGTCTTTTAATGTGTAGCTTATAATTTTTTTGGTATAAAAACTATTAATAAAATATTCTATTATGGAGAATAATATAAGCCCATATATCATATATACGATGCCATAATTTACAGTGATAAAGATTATAGGTATAAGTATAATTTTTTTTATAATTTCTAACCTAAGATTTAAGTTTGAATACCCTTTAATTAATAAAAGATTTAAATGCAATATTTGTAAAGGATATAACATACCTGGTATACATAATAATTGTAAATAGATAATTGATGTTTCCCATTTTTCACCAATAGTAATAAGTACTAATGGCTTTGCAACTGCAGCAATTACAAGCATTATAGTGAAATTTAAAAACATGCTATAACGAATAAACTGTATAAATTTAATTTTTAAATTTTGCTTGTCATTTTGAAAATTAGATAAAATAGGGAAACTTATTCGTCTTATGGCAAATGTTATATTAGTAGAAAAAGGTGTTTGAAATTGATCAGCCCTTGTGTAAAAGCCTAGAGCCGATGGTGTAAAATGTTTACCAATAACAAAATAATAAATATTTTTATATACGGTGTTGACTAGGTTGGTTATGAGTAGCTTGTACCCGAAATTGAATAATTCTGTAAAGCTGTTTTTTGAAAATTGAAGCTTAGGTTTCCAATTAGAACTCAACCATAGCATAATGCTGTTTAATAAAGGTCTTAAAACTGAAAATGCAATTAAACTCCAAACGCCATAATTTTGGTATGCTAGGTATATTGCAGCCCCTCCTGCTAACAAGGAAGAAATTACAGCAAAAATACCGAGTTTTTTAAAATCTAGTTGTTTTGTTAATAAGGTTCTTTGTATGATAACGATACCGTTCACGACTAAAATTAAGCCCGAGACTTTTATTAGGTTTATAAGTATTTCGGTTTCAAAAAAATCTGCAATAACAGGGGCTAAGACCCACAATAACAAATAAAGACATATTGCAGATATTAGATTGGTGTAAAATACAGTATTGTAATCCTTTTCATTTGCATCAACTTTACGAATTAAAGCACTGCCAAAGCCGGCTTCTACAACAGAATTGGTTACTGTTATTATTGCTGTGATAATACCAACAACCCCAAAGTCTTCTGGCGTTAATAATCGTGCGAGTATTATACCAACAATGAATATAGCACCTTGACTAAAAATTCCTTCAAAAATAGTCCAGCTAAAGCCCTTTATTGCTTTTTGTTTTAAAGACACAATGGTTTAATTAAGTTGTTTGGAAATTAAGAGTTGTTATTCTTGTATTTTCTTTGGACTGTCATTTTTTTGTAATGTTACCATTAAAAAGAAATACATCATAGAAAAGGGGAATTTATAAAAAACGTAAAAGTTGTTATAGATTAAAAATATTGTAAAAAATAATAAATAGAATTTATAATATTCATTATTCTTGTCTTGCTTGTAATTTTTATAACTCTTGAAAAGAGGTATTAAAAATAGCATTATAAGTAACATTCCACCTATAATTCCTTGTTCCGCTAAAATTTCGGTATAGGAATTATGCGTAAATAAACCATATTTACTATATAATGGGAATTGCCCCAAACCAACACCCAATATCGGGTATTGTTTAAATACCTCAATACCTTCTTCTATTAATAATTCTCTTGAATCTTGTGTATTCTCTTTTTTAGCAACTCTATTTTGAATTCTTGATCCTTCATAAACCTTTATGAATTGAAATGTTAATAAAACCATGACCGAGGCAATAGTTAGCTTCCTAATTAGTTTCGTTAACTTACTAGGATTATTTGGTTTATTTACAAACAGCCAAAAGCAGATGTTTATAATTGTTATTAAAAGCAGACCAGCTCTAGATTGTGTAGTAAATGCTATAACTAAAAAAAGTAGCGGCAGTATAATTAACATGCCAAGTAAAAGTTTGTTTTTGTTTTTTAAGTATAAATGAAATAAGGAGAAATTGGCAAATACACAGAAATAAGAATATGCATTAGCATTTAACATAAATCTGTCACGATAGGCGATAGCAGAGGCAAAGTTAGAGCTAATGTTTCCCTTGATTATCATTATAAAAAAAAGAAAAATAATAGAGAGTATATATCCAATATGGAAAAAATGACTAAAATCAGTCTTTTTATTTAGACCGATTGCTGTATATCCTGCAATAACGGCTCCAAATAACAAACTTAAGCTCGTAATATATTCGTCATAACCTTTATAATAATAAACAGTTATTAAACTAAGAAAAAATAAAAATAAGAATATGAAGAATTCTTTTTTGTTGGAATGAAATTTTTTTGCATCGTATAAAAATGCGACACCAGCTAGCATGGGTAACAAACCTAATGTAGCTATTTGCTGTTGTTGAAAATAGGGACCTAATGCATTTAAAAATACAATTACTAAAATTATAAAAACTCCTAGAACTAATTTTGGTTGTTTAACTTTTTTCATACTAGTTAATTATGCTGCTCCTATTAATTTTCTACCCAATTTTAATTTCATTATAAAGTTTGATAAAATTAAGGATATCAAAAATACAACGGTAAAAGATGTTATTATTATTGCAATAGGAGACCAATATTTTAAATAACCTTCTTGATATAAATAAATTAATAAAGGTTGATGTAGTATATAAATATAATAACTTGTTTTATTGATATTAGTAATAGTAATGTTGAGCCAGTTATATCTAGCTATACTTATATTGTAAAAGATTATAAATATAAATGAAACAGAAAGTAAACCCATAGGCAATATAATATAACCTTTAAATAGTGCTTTGTATAAAGCTGAAGACAGCTGTGAAGGGAACCAAACAGATAATAAAAAAACTAGAGAATGTATTAAGATAAGAATAGGTGTTTTATTTTTAAGATAATTAAAAATAGTTGCACTATTGTAATAAAAGAAATATCCGAAATAAAAATAGGGCATATACTGAAAGGCCTTAGCTAATGGATCTAACTGTAAATAGTATAGGCCAGGAAAAAGGAAAAAACAAGCAGTTATTATTAGAAAACTTTTTATAGGATACTTCTTAAAAATATTTTCTAACAAATAAAATATGATAAAAACTATAAATATCATTAGTAGAAACCAAAGATGACCAGCACCTTGAAAAAATGAGAATAAAAATTCATTTGTAGTTTTAAAAGGAATAAAAAGGTAAATATAGATTGGAGCAAAAAACAAATAAGGTATCACTAGCCTTTTTGTTTTTTTCTTAATTAAGATTTGAAATGTTTCATATTTGTGTAGTTTATTTCTTAAGAAGCTAAACAGTACCCCGGATATGAAAACATATAAGGGCATTGATATTGTAGATATGTATTTGCCAATAATTTGTGTAATTTCACTATTTGGATAAATGTCAGGTAAATTCCATAAACCCATAAATGGGGCAAAAGAATGCCTAAGAACTACTAGTACTAGGGCAAAAACCCTTATTAGCGCTAAGTTGTCAATGTTTATTTCTTGGTGTAAGCTTTTATTCAACAGAATATATTTTTGTTATATACGGAATTTGCAAAAATAGGTAGTTCTTGCTTTT includes:
- a CDS encoding glycosyltransferase family 4 protein, coding for MNILHICNDYFGSKVHRNLYKSLDELGVNQTIYCPVRQATLVKPNLVEYNYTKVIISESMNNFHRILFNKKIKFLYQDLTSKINLTNISLTHATNLFSDGAIAYRIFKEKNIPYIIAVRSTDIEVFLTYRPDLIQLAWNILKNARKIIFISEALKMNFLNHYLIAKKSSYFKNNCHVQFNGIDNFWLNNIQPQRKIEPTQILYVGRLLKRKNVIAVANTVIKLNISGVNCKFNIVGEGGGDEKKLIELTSKHPEYINYIGAIKDKEKLKSIYNENQIFTMPSKGETFGLVYIEALSQGLPVLFSKNDGIYGVFQENIGEYCNPDNHNDIYQALQSLIINYQTYEIDKIDFKQFQWKNIAFNYKNIYEALKA
- a CDS encoding acyltransferase family protein; amino-acid sequence: MRITKLDGLRGVFSIMIVFFHYREAFLPEYLHQFFFIREAYTFVDFFFVLSGYVIAYNYHSLATWDEFKLYLKKRFIRLFPLLFFTATLALGLDIIGNYFFPSMVDNVDTLPVLLLRYMDTLCFTNSSPILGSTSGMNGVSWSISSEMISYIVFGLISIIAIKKNNRGLLLGIVIITSILFAVYNGSYINTGDYGFIRGLISFNLGYFVWKISRLNFNVPNIFEYLIPILLLVIFYVLNKLIFGFQKEMLILAIVPIFFASAILVLLKTNGLLSKILSSKPLVFLGDISYSIYLNHFLLVLILPRLFFGMFKLPQNNFTQLGLFILIIAFVIIFSNLTYKYIEKKGSRLLRDIILK
- a CDS encoding glycosyltransferase family 4 protein, which produces MKSKLKIAFLLSIITERGGIGRVTSIISNELNNHPDFDIHIISYARKKENSYDWNNKLPYHYLLEEQIPMKKGIITASKKLKNILSTNNIDILISSGAIVGPLGVLGTVFNKTKLIYWSHSSFKGTSKKQFRMFNEHFTALFAKCIVSLTKTDEVNYAKETRAKKVVQIYNPIDSKLENNDKEYSSTSKKIVSVGRLTAQKNFETLIDVAAIVLSEHKDFTWDIYGSGEEEDLLQKKIKTNNLIGKVNLMGQSSNLYELYNEYALMVMTSKYEGFPMSLIEGLASNLPLVSFDIPTGPNEIIHEGTNGFLIEPFDVADMAKKISILINDEDLRISFSKKNPKLINEFNLSTITKKWITLLNKL
- a CDS encoding lipopolysaccharide biosynthesis protein; protein product: MSLKQKAIKGFSWTIFEGIFSQGAIFIVGIILARLLTPEDFGVVGIITAIITVTNSVVEAGFGSALIRKVDANEKDYNTVFYTNLISAICLYLLLWVLAPVIADFFETEILINLIKVSGLILVVNGIVIIQRTLLTKQLDFKKLGIFAVISSLLAGGAAIYLAYQNYGVWSLIAFSVLRPLLNSIMLWLSSNWKPKLQFSKNSFTELFNFGYKLLITNLVNTVYKNIYYFVIGKHFTPSALGFYTRADQFQTPFSTNITFAIRRISFPILSNFQNDKQNLKIKFIQFIRYSMFLNFTIMLVIAAVAKPLVLITIGEKWETSIIYLQLLCIPGMLYPLQILHLNLLLIKGYSNLNLRLEIIKKIILIPIIFITVNYGIVYMIYGLILFSIIEYFINSFYTKKIISYTLKDQFKDFLPFFILSFIPFIAMISVTFTDLNVFIMLPTQLITGIVVFILMNEILQQKEYKMAKEKLMSLLKKRINEK
- a CDS encoding O-antigen ligase family protein, which encodes MKKVKQPKLVLGVFIILVIVFLNALGPYFQQQQIATLGLLPMLAGVAFLYDAKKFHSNKKEFFIFLFLFFLSLITVYYYKGYDEYITSLSLLFGAVIAGYTAIGLNKKTDFSHFFHIGYILSIIFLFFIMIIKGNISSNFASAIAYRDRFMLNANAYSYFCVFANFSLFHLYLKNKNKLLLGMLIILPLLFLVIAFTTQSRAGLLLITIINICFWLFVNKPNNPSKLTKLIRKLTIASVMVLLTFQFIKVYEGSRIQNRVAKKENTQDSRELLIEEGIEVFKQYPILGVGLGQFPLYSKYGLFTHNSYTEILAEQGIIGGMLLIMLFLIPLFKSYKNYKQDKNNEYYKFYLLFFTIFLIYNNFYVFYKFPFSMMYFFLMVTLQKNDSPKKIQE
- a CDS encoding acyltransferase family protein, with translation MNKSLHQEINIDNLALIRVFALVLVVLRHSFAPFMGLWNLPDIYPNSEITQIIGKYISTISMPLYVFISGVLFSFLRNKLHKYETFQILIKKKTKRLVIPYLFFAPIYIYLFIPFKTTNEFLFSFFQGAGHLWFLLMIFIVFIIFYLLENIFKKYPIKSFLIITACFFLFPGLYYLQLDPLAKAFQYMPYFYFGYFFYYNSATIFNYLKNKTPILILIHSLVFLLSVWFPSQLSSALYKALFKGYIILPMGLLSVSFIFIIFYNISIARYNWLNITITNINKTSYYIYILHQPLLIYLYQEGYLKYWSPIAIIITSFTVVFLISLILSNFIMKLKLGRKLIGAA